From a single Lactococcus carnosus genomic region:
- a CDS encoding PBP1A family penicillin-binding protein, whose amino-acid sequence MTHISNLQQNRQKSKLRVLKVIKWFLISIFTAIILAFAAGVALFVYYAKDAPALEESKLQSKPSPVIYDKDGQVLADLGVEKRELAKTKDIPLALVDAVTSIEDHRFFKHRGVDPIRIISSVIHNTQNDSMQGGSTLTQQLIKLSFYSTKSEDATIQRKAQEAWMAVNLERQNTKEEIITYYINKTYLGNGYYGMLTASKNYFGKALTDLDLSQVALLAGMPQAPNSYDPYAHPEAAKQRRDMVLGAMYRYKKITKKQMDEAIAKPITDGLQAPSTHKSIPSYLDNYIKQVIEEVQDKTGLDVDKSGLKIYTPLDNAAQQRLWDIFNTDQYVAFPDDLFQVASTIIDVDSGAVVAQLGGRKQPTDVTFGLNQAVQTNRDWGSTMKPPTDYAPAYEYGVYKSTGDIINDSWYTYPGSNTPVYNWDKLYQGNITVRKAVWGSRNIPAIKTLAAVGLDKSQKFLEGLGINYPNMQYSNAISSNNHDDSPTYDSSKYGASSENMAAAYAAFSSGGIYTKPYYVNKIVDADGKETVFKPARSRAMKATTAYTVTDILKGVITNGTMTNGVIPGLHQAGKTGTSNYSDDLYSQAMANIDGRYDGSSLAPDENFVGYTPKYSMAVWSGYQNGLTPVWGSKLYLALDVYREMMTYLASKTNNPDWTMPEGIQKTGSELTITK is encoded by the coding sequence ATCTATGATAAAGATGGACAGGTATTAGCGGATTTAGGGGTTGAGAAGCGAGAGTTAGCAAAAACAAAAGATATTCCCTTAGCCTTGGTAGATGCAGTAACATCTATTGAAGACCACCGTTTCTTCAAACATCGAGGTGTTGATCCGATTCGGATTATCTCATCAGTTATTCATAATACACAAAACGATAGTATGCAAGGTGGGTCTACCCTTACTCAGCAGTTGATTAAGTTATCATTTTACTCGACCAAATCAGAAGATGCAACGATTCAGCGTAAAGCACAAGAAGCGTGGATGGCAGTTAATCTTGAGCGTCAGAATACAAAAGAAGAAATTATTACTTATTATATCAATAAAACGTATCTTGGTAATGGCTATTATGGGATGCTCACGGCATCAAAAAACTATTTTGGCAAAGCGCTAACTGACTTGGATTTGTCACAGGTTGCGCTACTTGCTGGCATGCCACAAGCACCAAACTCCTATGATCCTTATGCGCATCCAGAAGCTGCTAAGCAACGACGTGATATGGTCTTAGGTGCCATGTATCGCTACAAGAAAATCACCAAAAAACAAATGGATGAGGCGATAGCCAAACCGATTACTGATGGCTTGCAAGCACCGTCAACTCATAAATCAATTCCAAGCTATCTTGATAACTATATTAAACAAGTGATTGAAGAAGTTCAGGATAAAACTGGGTTAGATGTTGATAAATCAGGTCTTAAAATCTATACGCCATTGGACAATGCAGCCCAACAAAGACTATGGGATATATTCAATACAGACCAATATGTGGCCTTCCCTGATGATCTTTTCCAGGTTGCATCGACAATTATCGATGTTGATTCTGGCGCTGTTGTTGCGCAACTTGGTGGACGTAAACAGCCGACAGATGTCACATTTGGCCTAAACCAAGCTGTGCAAACTAACCGAGACTGGGGCTCTACCATGAAGCCACCGACTGACTATGCACCTGCCTATGAATATGGTGTCTACAAGTCAACTGGTGATATCATTAATGATAGCTGGTATACGTATCCTGGTTCGAACACGCCTGTTTATAACTGGGACAAGCTTTATCAAGGCAATATAACAGTTAGAAAAGCAGTTTGGGGCTCCCGGAACATTCCAGCGATTAAGACGCTTGCTGCAGTTGGATTAGATAAATCACAGAAATTCCTTGAGGGATTAGGAATTAACTATCCAAACATGCAATATTCAAATGCAATCTCTAGTAATAACCACGATGATAGTCCAACATATGACAGCAGTAAATATGGGGCTAGTTCTGAAAACATGGCAGCTGCCTATGCGGCATTTAGTTCGGGTGGTATTTATACCAAACCTTACTATGTCAATAAGATAGTAGATGCAGATGGTAAAGAGACTGTATTTAAACCTGCTAGGAGTCGTGCGATGAAGGCGACAACAGCCTATACAGTCACAGATATTCTTAAAGGTGTGATTACAAATGGGACGATGACAAATGGTGTCATCCCAGGGCTACACCAAGCAGGGAAAACAGGAACATCAAACTATAGTGATGATCTATATAGTCAAGCTATGGCTAATATAGATGGTCGATATGATGGCAGCTCTCTTGCGCCGGATGAAAACTTTGTCGGCTATACACCAAAGTATTCGATGGCGGTATGGTCAGGCTATCAAAATGGATTGACACCGGTTTGGGGATCTAAATTGTATCTTGCTTTAGACGTTTATCGTGAAATGATGACTTATCTGGCATCAAAGACGAATAATCCAGACTGGACGATGCCAGAAGGCATTCAAAAAACGGGTAGTGAGTTAACAATCACCAAGTGA